The following are encoded together in the Phaseolus vulgaris cultivar G19833 chromosome 9, P. vulgaris v2.0, whole genome shotgun sequence genome:
- the LOC137821201 gene encoding protein SHI RELATED SEQUENCE 3-like isoform X1 codes for MKRGTQGEEEVVSRGSKCQDCGNQAKKECSYSRCRTCCKNKGFKCQTHIRSTWTPVDKRRNTEQPPSPPHNFHGDVPQKHNQINPYSVSGLEMKFPGAANSMAMFRCVQVRSMDDAVNEVAYQTSVNIGGHVFSGILYDQGPEQGYNHKGGSSSGLVDEQQRNNLGLMNNASIHSRDSSGVTIASAGHGEPLFPPPPYPFPLASFRPGMPYFTYPRS; via the exons atgaaaagaggAACACAAGGCGAAGAAGAAGTAGTGTCAAGGGGTTCCAAGTGCCAAGACTGTGGGAACCAAGCCAAGAAGGAATGTTCATATTCAAGGTGCAGAACTTGTTGCAAGAACAAAGGGTTTAAGTGCCAAACCCATATCAGGAGTACTTGGACTCCTGTGGACAAGAGGCGCAACACGGAGCAACCACCTTCACCTCCACACAACTTTCATGGAGATGTTCCTCAAAAGCACAACCAGATCAATCCCTATTCAG tttcaggTTTAGAGATGAAATTTCCTGGTGCTGCGAATTCGATGGCTATGTTTCGGTGCGTTCAGGTTCGGTCTATGGATGATGCGGTCAATGAAGTAGCGTATCAAACATCTGTGAACATTGGGGGGCATGTATTCAGTGGAATACTATATGATCAAGGCCCTGAACAAGGGTATAATCATAAGGGTGGGAGTTCAAGTGGCCTTGTTGATGAACAGCAGAGAAATAATCTTGGTCTTATGAATAATGCTTCAATCCACAGTAGAGATAGTAGTGGTGTAACTATAGCCTCTGCTGGTCACGGTGAACCTCTTTTTCCTCCACCACCATATCCGTTTCCCCTTGCTTCCTTCAGACCCGGTATGCCATATTTCACATACCCAAGATCTTAA
- the LOC137821201 gene encoding protein SHI RELATED SEQUENCE 3-like isoform X2, producing the protein MKRGTQGEEEVVSRGSKCQDCGNQAKKECSYSRCRTCCKNKGFKCQTHIRSTWTPVDKRRNTEQPPSPPHNFHGDVPQKHNQINPYSGLEMKFPGAANSMAMFRCVQVRSMDDAVNEVAYQTSVNIGGHVFSGILYDQGPEQGYNHKGGSSSGLVDEQQRNNLGLMNNASIHSRDSSGVTIASAGHGEPLFPPPPYPFPLASFRPGMPYFTYPRS; encoded by the exons atgaaaagaggAACACAAGGCGAAGAAGAAGTAGTGTCAAGGGGTTCCAAGTGCCAAGACTGTGGGAACCAAGCCAAGAAGGAATGTTCATATTCAAGGTGCAGAACTTGTTGCAAGAACAAAGGGTTTAAGTGCCAAACCCATATCAGGAGTACTTGGACTCCTGTGGACAAGAGGCGCAACACGGAGCAACCACCTTCACCTCCACACAACTTTCATGGAGATGTTCCTCAAAAGCACAACCAGATCAATCCCTATTCAG gTTTAGAGATGAAATTTCCTGGTGCTGCGAATTCGATGGCTATGTTTCGGTGCGTTCAGGTTCGGTCTATGGATGATGCGGTCAATGAAGTAGCGTATCAAACATCTGTGAACATTGGGGGGCATGTATTCAGTGGAATACTATATGATCAAGGCCCTGAACAAGGGTATAATCATAAGGGTGGGAGTTCAAGTGGCCTTGTTGATGAACAGCAGAGAAATAATCTTGGTCTTATGAATAATGCTTCAATCCACAGTAGAGATAGTAGTGGTGTAACTATAGCCTCTGCTGGTCACGGTGAACCTCTTTTTCCTCCACCACCATATCCGTTTCCCCTTGCTTCCTTCAGACCCGGTATGCCATATTTCACATACCCAAGATCTTAA